GTCGAGCGTCGGGGGATCACCGAGCCGCACGACGCGGTACTCGAGGCCGAGGCGCTCCGCGAGCGGGGCGAGCGTTGTCTCGTTGCGTCCGGCCAGGATCGGCCGCAGGCCGCCGCTCAGAGCGGCCTCGACGAGCAAACGCCCGGTGTATCCGGACGCGCCGTAAACCATGAATGGGACCGTCATCGGTCCGGCCTGGTCTTGCGCAACGAGCGAGGCGGGTGTGAGAAGATGTATCCCACGCCCGTGTTTCTGATTCGCGGAGGCTTGCCCGGGCCCATCATCGACGCCCACGCGGCCGGCGCGGTGTTCGCCTTCCAGGCACATTTCGACGGCCTCGTCGTGTTCACGCTCTGGCGCCGCGCGGACGTCGAGGCCCTCCTGCCGGCGGGGCTCGTGCCGGCCACGGACCCCACGGGTTTCGAGCTACATCCGGTGGTCTTCATCTTCGGGGAGCAGCATCGCGGTGAAACGCTCTTCGGAGGGCGGGCGCTCCCCACGGGCGGTGACTATCACGAGTGCGGGATCTTCATTCCGTACGTGAAGCACGTCGCCGGCCGCTACCTGCACTGCTACGCGCAGCGGATGTACGCGAGCTACCATCCGGCGGTGTGGACGGGGAACGCCCACTGGGGATTGGCCAAGAAGCAGGCCACGATGTGGTGGCACGAGGCGCTCTACGTCGTCATGGACACGACCGGCCGAGCGCTGATCGAAGCCATGGCGGAGCCGGACAGCGACTGGCAGCCTGCCGACCGCTGCACCCTCGCGAATTTCGCTGCCGTGCGCGCGCTCGGTGTGCTCCCGGTCTTGGGGCGGCGCCCGGACCGTACCTATGTGACCTCGTACTTCGACTGGGACTTCACGCACGCGCAAGCGCGGCCCGCCCGCGCGCACGTGACGATCCTCGCGCCACTCGGGGGCGGTCTGCTCCCGCGGGAATGCCCGAGCGCACCGGGCGGCGCTCTCGAGGTCCGGGGTATGCGGTGGAAGCTCAGCTGGTCCGGGCCGTGCCGGTTCTGACATGGCGTACTGCGGGTGCTGACGGACCCCGTCTGGACGCCCACCCCTCGCTGCCCCGGGGGAAGAGCCACGGATCCGTTCGGCTTGTCAACCCCGAGGTAACCGACCCTTGCGTCGCAGCGGGCTACCGGTGCTAAGCTGCGCGCGCCCGGGATGTTCGAGCACTCGCCTGACGCGGAGCTCGCCCGCATCCGTCGCGAGCGCGACCTCTACCGGCGGCTCCTTCACCTCGGCGCGCAGAACGAGCTCGGACCGTTGCTCAGCGAGGCCCTCGGCCTCGTCGTCGATGTGACGGGCGCTCACCAGGGCTACCTCGAGCTCCACGACGACGAAGAGCGCACAGGGCACCCCCCGCTGTGGATCGCCCATGGCTTCTCGGCCGCCCAGATCGAGGCAGTCCGCGGGACGATCTCGCGCGGCATCATCGCGCACGCGCTGGCCACTGGGCAAACGGTCGTGACGCCGTCGGCTCTGCTCGACCCGCGCTTTCGCGATCGCGACAGCGTGCGCGCAGCCCGCATCGAGGCGGTGCTGTGCGCGCCGATCGGCGCCGATCCCCCGCTCGGCGTGCTCTATCTCCAGGGACGCGAGCAGGCGGGCCCGTTCTCGGAGGAGGACCGCGCGAATGCCGAGCTGTTCACGCGCCACCTGGCGCCGCTCGCCGAGCGCCTGCTCGTGCGGCGCCGCCGTGAGGAGGCCGACGCGACCCGCAGCCTGCGGCAGGCGCTGCGCCTCGAGGGCGTCATCGGGCGCAGCGCGGCGCTCGCCGCGGTGCTTCGCCAGGCGGCGCTCCTCGCTCCGCTCGACGTGAACGTGCTCCTCACCGGCGAGTCGGGCACTGGCAAGAGCCAGCTCGCCCGCGTCATCCACGACAACGGCCCCCGACGGGTCGGCCCCTTCGTCGAGGTCAACTGCGCGGCGCTGCCGGAGGCGCTGGTCGAGAGCGAGCTCTTCGGCGCGCTGCCCGGGGCGCATTCCACCGCCGTGCGGCGGGTCGAGGGCAAGGTGGCTGCCGCCGACCGCGGCACGCTCGTCCTGGACGAGATCGCCGAGCTTCCGCTGCCGTCACAGGCAAAGCTCCTCCAGCTCCTGCAGTCGCGAGAGTACTACCCGTTGGGCGCCTCGAAGTCCGTTCAGGCGGACGTACGCGTGATCGCCGCCACCAACACGGACCTCCGTGCGGCGATCGCAGCGCACCGTTTCCGCGAGGACCTGTTCTACCGCCTCGAGGTCCTGCCCGTTCGTGTGCCTTCGCTCGCCGAGAGGCGCGAGGACATTCCCGAGTTGGCGGCGCACTTCTGCGCCCGCGCCGGCGAGCGCCACAACCTGCCACGCCTGACACTGTCGCCGGGCGCGCTGTGCGCGCTCCACGCGGCGCCATGGCCGGGCAACGTGCGCCAGCTCGCCCATGCGCTCGAAGCGGCAGTCATCCGCGCGGCGGGAGAGAGCGCCGAGCGGATGGAAGCTGTGCACCTCTTCCCCGATCCGGCCGCGACGGCGCCGGGGTCGCCCACGTTCCAGGAGGCCACCCGCCGGTTCCAGGCACGGCTTCTGCGGGAGACGCTCGAGGAGAACGGCTGGAACGTGGTGGAAACGGCGCGGCGCCTGGATCTGGCGCGCTCGTACGTCTACAGCTTGATTCGTGCCTTCGGTCTGGAGCGCCAGAAGTAGCACCGCCGAATCGCGAAGCCAGTTGTGGCCCCGGGGCGAGGCCAAGGGCTGCCGCGCCGGCTGGCTTCGGCGCGGGCTCTCCCTCCCGGTCGCCGCGACCGTCCTAGGTGGAGGACGCGCGTCCGGAATCCAGGACACGGCCCCCGAGCCTGACGGGCTCTCCAAGCGCACCGGCGCGTCGTCTCGGCGGCTTCCCGTGGCGGGCACCACTCTTGCTCCGCAACACACCACAGGAGGGACGAGCCATGATGCCATCCGGAGCCGTGATCCCAGACCCGACGTACCAGCTGAGCATCCCAGTCGGCGGCCTCCTCGGCCCGATCGCGACGCTCGGGCTGCTGAGCACCCTCGTGGTGCTGGTCGTCATCGTCGCCTGCGCGGTGAGGGAGCTCCGCCGCAGCGCCGTGTCGCAGCGCGTCGCCACCCGGCAACCCGAAGCCAGATCCGCGCAGCGCGCCGCATGAAGAGGAGCGGGGACGATGGCGACGCCAACCGAGCGACTGCACGGACTCCGGGGGCACGGAGCTCTCGCGCTCGACGACCCCGCCTTCTTCGCGCGGCTCGAGCGAGACGCAGAATGGCTCGCGGGACGGCTCGAGAGGCTCGCTGCCGATATGCGCGAGTCCCTCCAGACGCGCGCCCTCACGGCCGCCGCAGGCGAGGCCCGCCAGGAGCATTCCGGCGGCCGGTCCGCCGGGCTCTGCGGCCTCGCCGGATTCGGCCTGTTGGTGGTCGGCGCCGCCCTCGTCCTCGCGGTGATCGTCGTGCACCAGGGCCTGGCGCTTCCCCTTTCCGAGCTCCCGGCCCGCCCGGGACTCTGGCCGGGTCTGCTGATGACCGCGAGCGGGCTTGTGCTCGTGCATACCTCTCGTCAAGGGCGCCAGGCGTCCCGCGAATCGGGGCTGCCCGCGCAGGCGGCTGCAAGCGTGAACGGCCATGTCGACGGCGACCGATCGATGGTGTGATGGATGATCCACCAAGGAAGCGAGCAGGCAATGGATACTGAAGAGACCGCGGCATCGCGAGCCACTCTCGGTCGCGAACTGGGAGCGGAGGTCTTTCCCCCAGCCGCCGGAGACGGGCAGGCTCCTCTGGGGTTCGTGTACGTCCCCGAGTCGGCCTTCTCGCCCTGCCACCTCTGCCCGCTGGCGGGCGCGGTCCGGATGGGGCCCGCGTTCCCCCTGGCTTCCGCTTTGCAGAACGGCCATCGAGTTCTCCCCGTTCCCACGGGGGCGCGCGAGCGGGAGACTCGGCCCGCGTCCCAGCCAGACGGCACGGTGACGATCCTCTTCACCGACATCGAGGGGTTCGCCCCGCTCACCGAGCGCCTGGGCGACCGGCGTGCCCAGGAGGTCGTGCGCGCACACCACGCCATCGTCCGCGCGCTGGTGGCGACGCACGGCGGCCTGGGCGCCAAGTCGCAGGGCGACGGCTTCATGGTGGTCTTCACCGGAGCGCGTCGGGCACTGCGCTGCGCCATCGCCATCCAGGAGGCGCTGACCGTCTACAACGCCGAGCGCCCCGACGCCCCGCTGCGCGTGCGCATGGGGCTCCACACGGGCGAGGCAACCCAGGAGGCGGGCGACTTCATGGGCCGGAGCGTCATCGTGGCGGCTCGCATTGCCGCCCAAGCGCAGGGCGGCGAGATCCTCGTCTCGCCGCTGGTCCGTGAGCTCACCGACAGCGCAGGCGAGTTCTCTTTCGAGGAGGGCCGGGAGGTATCCCTGAAGGGCCTGAGCGGGCGGTACCGGCTATTTGGCGTGCGGTGGGGCAGTCCCTAGAGGCTCGTCCCCCCACACCTGGTGACCACGGGACAACGAGGCCCGGACGCCGCGCGGCGTCCGGGCCCTCTTCCGACGCTTCAGAACTCGTCGCCGTGCGGCATCGGCGGCGTGGCCGCCTTCTCCTCCTTCGGCTTCTCGGCCACCATCGCCTCGGTGGTGAGCAGCAGGCCGGCGACGGAAGCGGCGTTCTGCAGCGCGGTGCGGACGACCTTGGTCGGGTCGATGATGCCGGCCTTCAGCAGGTCCTCGTAGGTCTCGGTCTGGGCGTTGAAGCCGAAGGCCGCCTTGCCCTCCTTCACCCGCTCGAGGACCACCGAGCCGTCGGCGCCGGCGTTGCGGGCGATCCAGCGCAGCGGCTCGACGAGCGCCTGCCGGACGATGCGCACGCCCGCCGTTTCCTCCTCCTCGAGCTTGAGCGCGTCGAGCGCGCTCTGCGCGCGCAGCAGCGCGACGCCGCCGCCCGGCACGATGCCCTCCTCCACCGCGGCGCGCGTGGCGTGCATCGCATCCTCGACGCGCGCCTTCTTCTCCTTCATCTCCACCTCGGTGGCCGCGCCGACGCGGATCACCGCCACGCCGCCCACCAGCTTGGCGAGCCGCTCCTGCAGCTTCTCGCGGTCGTAGTCGGAGGTGGTCTCCTCGATCTGCGCGCGGATCTGCTTGATGCGGCCCTCGATGTCGGTCCGCTTGCCGGAACCGTCGATGAGCGTCGTGTTGTCCTTGTCGACGACCACGCGCTTGCAGCGTCCGAGATCCTTGAGCCCGACGTTCTCGAGCTTGAGACCGAGCTCCTCAGCGATCAGGCGGCCACCGGAGAGGATCGCGATGTCCTCCAACATCGCCTTGCGACGGTCGCCGAAGCCGGGCGCCTTGACGGCGCAGCAGGCGAACGTGCCGCGGATCTTGTTCACCACCAGCGTGGCCAGCGCCTCGCCCTCGACCTCCTCGGCGATCACGAGGAGCGGCTTGCCCGACCGGGCGACCTGCTCGAGCAGCGGCAGCAGGTCCTTCATCGCCGAGATCTTCTTCTCGTGGATGAGAATGTAGGCGTCCTCGAGGACGGTCTCCATGCGGTCGGGATCCGTGACGAAGTACGGGGACAGATAGCCGCGGTCGAACTGCATGCCCTCGACCACGTCGAGCGTCGTCTCGAGGCCCTTGGCCTCCTCGACCGTGATGACGCCCTCCTTGCCGACCTTCTCCATCGCCTCGGCGATCATGTCGCCGATCGCGCGGTCGCCGTTGGCCGACACCGTGCCCACCTGCGCGATCTCGTCGCGGCCCTTGGTCTCCTTGGACACTTTCTTGAGAGCCTCGATGATGGCGGGCACGGCCTTGTCGATGCCGCGCTTCAGGCTCATCGGGTCGTGGCCCGCCGCCACGAGCTTGGCGCCCTCGGTGAAGATGGCGCGCGCGAGCACCGTCGCCGTGGTGGTCCCGTCGCCGGCGACGTCCGAGGTCTTGGAGGCGACCTCCTTGACCATCTGGGCGCCCATGTTCTCGAACTTGTCGGCCAGCTCGATCTCCTTGGCCACCGTCACCCCGTCCTTGGTGACCGTGGGGGCACCCCAGGACTTCTCCATCACGACGTTCCGGCCGCGCGGTCCCAGGGTGACGGTGACCGCATCTGCCAGGACGTTGATGCCGCGGAGCACCTTCGCCCGCGCGTCCTCGCCGAACCGTACCAGCTTCGCTGCCATAGCCTTCCTCCTACGCCTCGACGACGCCGAGGATGTCCTCCTCACGGAGGATCAGGTGCTCCTCGCCGTCGAGCTTGATCTCGCTGCCGGTGTACTTGCCGAACAGCACACGATCGCCTTTCTTGACGTCGGGCGCCAGCACCTTCCCGTCTTCGCGCCGGCCCGGGCCCACGGCCACCACGAGGCCCTCCTGGGGCTTCTCCTTGGCCGTGTCGGGGATGATGATCCCCCCGGTGCTGCGCTGCTCCCGGTCCTCGACCCGCTTGACGATCACCCGGTCGTGCAGCGGACGAACGCGCATCGCCATGTCGCAAACCCTCCCATAACGGTGAATGTGAATCGCACGCCGGCGGGGATGCCCGCCGTGGCGGCGAAAAGGTAAAATCGCCCGGCTTCCAGTCAAGGGCCGGCGGCGGCCGAGTCCCCGCCTGCAGACCGGCGACGGCCTGAGGCGATTTGTCACACCCCGGGAGGCTCTAGGACCGTGTCTTTTCACGGCTTTTCGCTGGTACCTGCCTTGCTCGGGAGGCCCGCGGATGCGCCGTGTCCTTGCGTTGTCCCTCGCCCAGCCGCTGGTCGTCCTCGCCTTGACGGCGCTCTTCGCCGTCGCCGGGGTGGTCGCCTTCTGGCACCTGCCGATCGAGGCCTTCCCCGAGCTGGCCGACCCCCAGGTCTACGTGATCACGCTCTTCCCCGGCCACGCCGCCGAGGAGATCGAGCGGCAGGTCACCCTCCCGATCGAGCAGGAGCTGAACGGCCTGCCGGGGCTCACGCGCATGCGCTCGGTCTCGATCTTCGGGCTCTCCTACCTGACGCTCACCTTCGACGACGGCACCGACCTCTACTTCGCCCGCCAGCAGGTGAGCGAACGGCTCAGCGGGGTGGACGTGCCCGAGGGGGTCAAGCCGAGCCTCGGACCGCTCTCGACGCCCACCGGGGAGATCTTCCGCTACACCCTCGAGGGTCCGGGCTACTCGCCGATGCAGCTCCGCGAGGTGCAGGACTGGGTGATGGAGCGGCACCTGAAGCAGGTGCCCGGCGTGGCCGACGTCGTCTCCTTCGGCGGCTTCGTCAAGCAGTACCAGGTGCAGGTCGACCCCCAGCAGCTCCAGGCACGCGGCGTGACGCTCCGCCAGGTGTTCGAGGCGCTCGCCCGCTCCAACGCGAACGCGGGCGGCAACTACATCGAGCACGGCGAGGAGCAGTACGTCGTGCGCGGCCTCGGCACGCTGCACGACGCCGAGGACATCGAGGAGGTCGTGGTGGCGGCCCGCGGCGGGACGCCGATCCGCATCCGCGACGTGGCGCGGGTGACGATCGGCGCCGCGCCCCGCCGGGGGGTCGTGACCCGCGAGCTCGAGCCCGAGGCGGTGGAGGGCATCGTGCTCATGCGGCGCGGCGCCAACCCCTCTGTCGTCCTCGCGGCCCTGCACGCCAAGATCGCGCAGCTGAACGGCGGCATCCTGCCGCCGGGCATGCGCGTCGAGACGTTCTACGACCGCGGCGTCCTCGTGCACCGCACGCTCGTGACCGTGAGCCACAACCTGATCGTCGGGGCACTCCTCGTGGTCGTCGTGGTCGGGGTGTTCCTGGTGAGCCTGCGCGCCGCGCTCATCGTCGCGCTCACCATCCCCCTCTCCCTCCTCGGCGCGTTCCTGTACCTCAAGCTGCGCGGCATGTCGGCGAACCTCCTCTCGCTCGGCGCCGTCGACTTCGGGATCATCGTCGACGGTGCGGTCATCATGGTCGAGCACGTGGCCCGCCGGATCGCCGGCATCCCGAGCCGCCGGGAGGCGCGCTCGGTGGTCCTCGAGGCGGCCGACGAGGTCGCACGCCCGACCCTCTTCGCCCTCTCGATCATCATCGTCGCCTACATCCCGATCTTCACGCTCGAGCGGGTCGAGGGCCGCATCTTCGCCCCGATGGCCAACACCGTCTGCGCGGCGCTCGTGGCGGCGCTCATCTTCTCGTTCACGCTGATTCCCCTGCTCGCCTTCATCCTGCTGCGCGGGCGGGGCGGCGAGGGCGAGACGCCGCTCGAAGGGGCGGCGCTCCGCGCCTACCGGCCGGCGCTCACGTGGGCGCTCGGCCACCGCCGCACGGTGATGGCGGGGACGGCCGCGACCTTGCTGCTCGGCGTCTGGCTCTTCGGCCGTCTCGGCACCGAGTTCCTGCCCACGCTCAACGAAGGGGCGCTCTACGTGACCGTCACGCTGCCGCCGAGCGTCTCGCTCAACCGCGGCGCGCGCCTCGTCGTGCCGCGCATCCGCGATGCCTTCCTCTCCTTCCCCGAGGTGAAGCAGGTGCTCAGCCAGCTCGGCGGCCCGGACGACGGCACCGATCCGGCGCCCGCCAACAACCTCGAGTTCTTCGTCGACTTGAAGCCGCACGACGCCTGGCCGCGCGGCATCACGCTCGACCGCCTGGTCGGCGACATGCGTGCCCGGCTCGCGGACATCCCGGGCATCGACGCGAACTTCTCGCAGCCGATCAAGGACAACATCGAGGAGAACATCTCCGGCATCAACGGCCAGGTGGCGATCAAGCTGTTCGGCGACGACCTCGACGCGCTCCGGCGGAGCGCCGTCGAGGCGAAGCGCACGCTCGAGCAGGTCCCCGGGGTGGCCGACCTGGCGGTCGTGCATTCGGCCGAGCTGCCGCAGGTGCACGTGGTCGTCGACCGCAAGGCGATCGCCCGCTACGGCCTCAACATCGCCGACGTCCAGGACGTCGTCGAGACCGCCATCGGCGGCCAGACCGCCACCACCCTCTGGGAGGGCGAGCGCCACTTCGACGTCGCCGTGCGCCTGAGCGAGGCCTCGCGCGCCACCCTCGACCGCATCCCCGACGTCCGCGTCGCCACCCCCGACGGCGCCCAGATCCCGCTCGGCCAGCTCGCCCGCGTCGAGATCTCCCCCGGCCAGGCGGCCATCGACCGCGAGGCGAACATGCGCTTCGTCGGCGTCAAGTGCAACGTCCGCGGGCGGGACCTGGGCGGCTTCGTCGCCGAGGCCCAGCGCCGCGTCGCCGCCGAGGTCCAGCTGCCCCCCAACAGCTTCCTCACCTGGGGCGGCGAGTTCGAGAACCAGCGCCGCGCCATGGCGCGCCTGGCGATCATCGTGCCGGTCAGCATCGGGCTCATCCTGGCCATCCTCATGCGCACCTTCGGCTCGCTCGCCTGCGCGCTGCTCATCCTCGCCACCATCCCGTTCGCGCTGGTGGGGGGCGTGGTCGGCCTCGACGTGGCGGGGCTCAACCTCAGCGTCGCGGCCTGCATCGGCTTCATCGCGCTCATGGGCCAGGTGGTGCTGAACGGCGTCGTGCTCGTCTCGCAGATCAATGCGCTGCGGGCCGAGGGGATGCGGCTCGGGGCGGCGGTGGAGGCGGGGGCGACGCGGCGCCTGCGGGCGGTGCTGATGACGGCGCTGCTGGCCGCACTCGGGCTCCTGCCGGCGGCGCTGTCGACGGAGATCGGGTCGGAGACGCAGCGGCCGCTGGCGGTGGTCGTGATCGGGGGCCTCGTGTCGGCGACGCTGCTGACGCTGCTAGTCCTGCCGGTGCTCTACACCCTGCTCCTCCCCGAGCGGGCCACCCTCGCCGTCGCGCCGCGCAGTCGCCGCCGCGCCGCCGCGGGAGGGGCAACGTGATCACCGAGTACCTGGACGATGTCTTCCCGCAGCCGCGGCTCTATCCGGACGACCCGTGGGAGCTGGCGCAAGTGAAGATGTGGCAGTCGGCCGAGCTGGCGATGGCGAAGGACTATCTTCTACCTGCACGTGATTCGTCCGGAGCTGCTGCACGCCGGGCTCAGCGCCGCGGACGTCGACCGCATCGTGGCTGCCGGCGTGCACCCGTCCTTCAAGGAATGGCTGCGCGACACGCTGAACGGCACGCCGCGTTTCGACACCAGCGAAGAGCTGGCGAGGGCCATCATCCTCAAGAAGCTCGATGTCCTCGAAGAGCGGCTCGCGGGCCGTCAGTACCTGGTCGGTGAGCGGTTCACCATGGCCGACGCCGGCTGGTTCACGCGGGTCGACAGCCTGCCGGCACTCCGCGTCACTCTGTCACCAGAGCGATACCCGAACACTCAGGCCTGGTGCGGGCGCGTGGCCGAGCGCCCGTCGGTGGCGGCGTCGGCCCGCTAGCTCGCCAGCGCCTGCGCCGCGAAGAGGGCGCCCTCGCTCACGACCTCGTCCCCTACGGTGAGGCCCGAGAGCACCTGTGCGTGTCCGTCGATCTCGGCCCCGGCCTCCACCGCCCGCGGCTCCAGACCGCCGTCCGGCCGGCGCACGATCACCCGGTACCGCTGACCGTCGGAGAGGAGCGCCCTCACCGGGACCGCCAGGATGCGCAGGCCCGGCGGCGCCTTCAGCGTCACGCGCGCGAACATGGCGGGCTTCAGCAGCCGCTGGGCGTTCGGCACCGCGCACAGCACCGGGACCGTGCGCGTCGCATCGTCGACCACGTCGCCGATGACGGTCACCTCGCCCGGAAACTCGTCCGGGTACGCTTCCACGTGGACCGTGACCGTCTGGTGGGGGCGGACGAGCGGCAGCTGCCGCTCGGGCACGCGCACGACGACGCGCACCTGCGAGAGGTCGGAGACCACCGCTAGGGGTTCCGGGCTGTCCGGGCCCGCCGACATCCCGACCGAGGCCTTGCGCGCGACCACGGTGCCCGCGAAGGGCGCGCGGACGAGATAGCGGCTGGTGCGCGCCCCGGGCGTCACGCGCAGGCGCTCGAGCTGAGCACGCGCCCGCTCGAAGTCGGCCGCCGCCTTCTGTGCGTCCTCCTGCGCCTGCAGGTAATCCTTCTCGGCGATCGCGCGCGCCGCGCGCAGGCGCTCCGCCCGCTCGGCGGCCTTGCGGGCGACCACGAGGTCGGCCTCGGCATGCACGTAGTCCGCCTCCGCGCTCCTCACCTCCGGGCTCTCGAGCGCCACGAGCGGCTGGTCGGCGTCGATGTGATCCCCGACCTGCACGAGCAGCTCCACGACGCGCCCCGGCACCGGGGCGTTGAGGCGGGCGGTGCGCTGCTCGTCGAAGTCGATGGTGCCGCTCAGGTTGGCCACGCTCGAAGCCTCGACCTCGGCCACCCGCGTGAACTTGAGGAAGGAGAGCTGGGCGGGGGTGAGCTCGTGCGGCGCGACGGCCGCCGTCGCATCGGCGGCGTCGTTGGCCCGCCCGCAGCCGGCCAGCAAGGCGAGGCAGAGGCTGAGCGGCACGAAGAGCCGGCGCATCACGGCGCCACCTCCAGGGCGGCCGCGCGTGTCACGTCGAACGCGCTCAGGTGCCCGTCGAGCAGGGCGTCGAGGTGATCACGCTGGGTCTGGATGAACGTCCGCTCCGCCTCGACGAACTCGAGCAGGGAGATCGCGCCCTCGCGATACGACACCTCCGCCGCGCGTCGCGCGTCCTCGGACTGCCGGAGGAAGGCCTCCTCGAAGCGGCGCACGCGCTCGCCGGCGACCGTGTAGCTGGTCACGGCGGTCCGCACCTCCTGCGGGATCCCGAGTCTCAGCTTCTGCACCTCGCGCCGGGCGATCAGGGCCTCGGCCTCGGCCCGTTCGATCTCGCCCTGGTTGCGGTTCACGAGCGGCAGCGGCAGCGAGAAGTTGGCGCCGAGCGAGTTGGCGAGGTTGCCCGCCACCTGGAACTCGTCGTGCGTGTACTGCACGCCGACGGTCACGTTCGGCCAGCGCTCGGCGCGCGCCAGCCGCAGCGCGGCCTCGGCGGCCTCGGCCGCGCGCTCGGCGGCGGTCAGGTCCGGCCGACGTCGGAGCGCCTCGCTCACCAGCGCGTCGGTGTCGGTCCGAGCCGCCGGCAGCCGGAGCTCGCCGACGGGGACGAGATCGGCGACGTCGAGGCCGAGCAAGGGCAGGAGCTCGGCCGCCGCCTCCCGTCGCTCGATCTCCGCGTCGGCCACCTCGTGCTCGAACCCCCGCTGCTCGAGCGCGATCTTGTCGAACTCCGCCGCGGAGATCTCGCCCGCGTCGGCCCGCTCCCGGCTGACGCGCACGGTCTCCCGATAGTGGGTGAGATTCTCGCGGGCGAGCCGCAGGCGCTCGCCGGCCACCAGCGTGCGCACGAACCGGGCGCGCACCTCGAAGACCAGGCGGCGATCGAGGTCGGCGCGCTCCGCGCCCGCCGCGGCCATCCGGCCATGGGCCGCAGCGATGCGCTCCCCACGCTTTCCCCACAGGACGAGCTCCTGCCCGATGCCCACCTGCTCGTTCACCGTGTCGCCGGCGCCGATGCCCGGCGGGTTCGTCCGCCCGATCGGGAAGTTGCCGGCTCCGAACGACAAGGTGGGATTCGGATACAGCCGGGCGGCCGTGACGTCGCCCTGGGCGGCGCGCACCTTGAGCGCCCCGGCCAGCAGCTCCGGACTCTGTCGCCGGAGCAGCGCGACCGCCTCGTCGAGCGTCACCTGCGCGGTCTCCTCAGCCGCCCGGGCGGGCCGGACGACCAGAGCGACGGCCAGCGAGAGCACGAGCGAGAACCACTGCACGGCGGCGCGGCAGCCTATCCACGATAACCGCGAAGCAAGTTAGAACGCGGAGCGGGCGGCCCTGGGGGGTTCGGACCTAACCACGCTCCGCGTCCTTTCGGATGGTGGAAGCCGGCCCCCCATGGGCCGGCAGCCCCGTCCAGCCACCCGAAACCGAATCTTGCTCGTGACTCATCGCCGTCGCTGTCGTCAGCGCTCGCACGGTGGCGAGCAGCCGATCGGCCGCGAACGGCTTGGCGAGGAGCGGCACACCCAGCCGGCGTGCCGCGGCCCGCGCCGCTTCGTCGGCGAACGCCGAGACCAGCAACGCGGGCGCACCCGGACGGACCCGCCCGAGGTCGGCGACGATCTCCGTCCCGCTCACGCCGGGCATCGTCACGTCCGCGATGACCAGGGCATAGGGGGAGCGGTGTACGCGCTCGAGGGCGCCGTCGTCGTCGGTGGTCCACTCGACGCGGTAGCCGGCCCCGGCAAGCACCTCCGCCATGAAGCGGCACGACGCCAGGTCATCGTCCACGATCAGGACCGGCTCCGCCGGGATGCTCATGGCGATGGTATCCGAGCAAGGCGGGTGCCAGGGGTTGCC
This DNA window, taken from Deltaproteobacteria bacterium, encodes the following:
- a CDS encoding efflux RND transporter periplasmic adaptor subunit → MMRRLFVPLSLCLALLAGCGRANDAADATAAVAPHELTPAQLSFLKFTRVAEVEASSVANLSGTIDFDEQRTARLNAPVPGRVVELLVQVGDHIDADQPLVALESPEVRSAEADYVHAEADLVVARKAAERAERLRAARAIAEKDYLQAQEDAQKAAADFERARAQLERLRVTPGARTSRYLVRAPFAGTVVARKASVGMSAGPDSPEPLAVVSDLSQVRVVVRVPERQLPLVRPHQTVTVHVEAYPDEFPGEVTVIGDVVDDATRTVPVLCAVPNAQRLLKPAMFARVTLKAPPGLRILAVPVRALLSDGQRYRVIVRRPDGGLEPRAVEAGAEIDGHAQVLSGLTVGDEVVSEGALFAAQALAS
- a CDS encoding TolC family protein; the protein is MQWFSLVLSLAVALVVRPARAAEETAQVTLDEAVALLRRQSPELLAGALKVRAAQGDVTAARLYPNPTLSFGAGNFPIGRTNPPGIGAGDTVNEQVGIGQELVLWGKRGERIAAAHGRMAAAGAERADLDRRLVFEVRARFVRTLVAGERLRLARENLTHYRETVRVSRERADAGEISAAEFDKIALEQRGFEHEVADAEIERREAAAELLPLLGLDVADLVPVGELRLPAARTDTDALVSEALRRRPDLTAAERAAEAAEAALRLARAERWPNVTVGVQYTHDEFQVAGNLANSLGANFSLPLPLVNRNQGEIERAEAEALIARREVQKLRLGIPQEVRTAVTSYTVAGERVRRFEEAFLRQSEDARRAAEVSYREGAISLLEFVEAERTFIQTQRDHLDALLDGHLSAFDVTRAAALEVAP
- a CDS encoding response regulator — its product is MSIPAEPVLIVDDDLASCRFMAEVLAGAGYRVEWTTDDDGALERVHRSPYALVIADVTMPGVSGTEIVADLGRVRPGAPALLVSAFADEAARAAARRLGVPLLAKPFAADRLLATVRALTTATAMSHEQDSVSGGWTGLPAHGGPASTIRKDAERG